AGCGTCTCCGTGCCCCCGGCGTCGAGTGCGGTGCCCTCGCGCAGCGATTTGCACAGCCGGCAGTTGTGTTGCGCCGCGCCGCGGAGCCGGACCAGCTCGGAGGTGACCGGGTCCAGCGCACGCATCCGGGCCACCGCCGGCAGGAACTCGTTGAACACCATGTCCGACGGCTCGCTGACGTGGTCCCAGGCGATCGGCGCGTCCACCCAACCGAGATACTCCGAGCCGACACCGAGCGCCTCCAGCCCGGCCCGCACCCGCGGCACGAAGTCGGCGATATACATCAGCACGACGACACCGAAAGTGCGGTCGCCCAACGACTTAAACAACCGGGACCGCTGCTCGGCGGTGATCGCCGAGACGTCGACGCTGAACTGCTCGGCGAACTCGGCGACGACGGCCTCGGCCTCCGACGCGGGCTCGTCCACCTCGACGCAAGCGGGCAATGGC
The nucleotide sequence above comes from Mycobacterium malmoense. Encoded proteins:
- a CDS encoding carboxymuconolactone decarboxylase family protein, which produces MLDQLVAFSPGDGRLTGLVRRVCAQTLSLPPLPACVEVDEPASEAEAVVAEFAEQFSVDVSAITAEQRSRLFKSLGDRTFGVVVLMYIADFVPRVRAGLEALGVGSEYLGWVDAPIAWDHVSEPSDMVFNEFLPAVARMRALDPVTSELVRLRGAAQHNCRLCKSLREGTALDAGGTETLYGDIERYENSQSLTPRAKAALRYTDGLIWTPAHLVADVAAEVRSRFSEAEAVELTFDVMRNASNKIAVSLGADAPRVEHGIERYLLDADGQTVFS